From a region of the Athene noctua chromosome 14, bAthNoc1.hap1.1, whole genome shotgun sequence genome:
- the LMO1 gene encoding rhombotin-1 isoform X1, which produces MPDLSFRSTYHTHQGVPMLSVQPKGKQKGCAGCNRKIKDRYLLKALDKYWHEDCLKCACCDCRLGEVGSTLYTKANLILCRRDYLRLFGTTGNCAACSKLIPAFEMVMRARDNVYHLDCFACQLCNQRFCVGDKFFLKNNMILCQMDYEEGQLNGSFESQVQ; this is translated from the exons GTGTGCCGATGTTATCTGTACAACCCAAGGGGAAGCAGAAGGGCTGCGCTGGTTGCAACCGGAAGATCAAGGACCGGTACCTGCTGAAGGCTCTGGATAAGTATTGGCATGAAGACTGCCTAAAGTGTGCCTGCTGTGACTGTCGTCTTGGAGAGGTTGGATCAACTCTTTACACAAAAGCAAATCTCATTCTTTGCCGCAGAGATTACCTGAG GCTCTTTGGTACCACCGGGAATTGTGCTGCCTGCAGTAAACTGATCCCTGCCTTTGAGATGGTGATGAGGGCCAGAGATAATGTTTACCATTTGGACTGCTTTGCCTGTCAGCTCTGCAACCAGCG ATTCTGTGTGGGAGACAAATTTTTCCTGAAGAACAACATGATCTTGTGTCAGATGGACTATGAGGAAGGGCAGCTGAACGGGAGCTTCGAGTCCCAGGTTCAATAA
- the LMO1 gene encoding rhombotin-1 isoform X3, translated as MVLDKEDGVPMLSVQPKGKQKGCAGCNRKIKDRYLLKALDKYWHEDCLKCACCDCRLGEVGSTLYTKANLILCRRDYLRLFGTTGNCAACSKLIPAFEMVMRARDNVYHLDCFACQLCNQRFCVGDKFFLKNNMILCQMDYEEGQLNGSFESQVQ; from the exons GTGTGCCGATGTTATCTGTACAACCCAAGGGGAAGCAGAAGGGCTGCGCTGGTTGCAACCGGAAGATCAAGGACCGGTACCTGCTGAAGGCTCTGGATAAGTATTGGCATGAAGACTGCCTAAAGTGTGCCTGCTGTGACTGTCGTCTTGGAGAGGTTGGATCAACTCTTTACACAAAAGCAAATCTCATTCTTTGCCGCAGAGATTACCTGAG GCTCTTTGGTACCACCGGGAATTGTGCTGCCTGCAGTAAACTGATCCCTGCCTTTGAGATGGTGATGAGGGCCAGAGATAATGTTTACCATTTGGACTGCTTTGCCTGTCAGCTCTGCAACCAGCG ATTCTGTGTGGGAGACAAATTTTTCCTGAAGAACAACATGATCTTGTGTCAGATGGACTATGAGGAAGGGCAGCTGAACGGGAGCTTCGAGTCCCAGGTTCAATAA
- the LMO1 gene encoding rhombotin-1 isoform X4 codes for MLSVQPKGKQKGCAGCNRKIKDRYLLKALDKYWHEDCLKCACCDCRLGEVGSTLYTKANLILCRRDYLRLFGTTGNCAACSKLIPAFEMVMRARDNVYHLDCFACQLCNQRFCVGDKFFLKNNMILCQMDYEEGQLNGSFESQVQ; via the exons ATGTTATCTGTACAACCCAAGGGGAAGCAGAAGGGCTGCGCTGGTTGCAACCGGAAGATCAAGGACCGGTACCTGCTGAAGGCTCTGGATAAGTATTGGCATGAAGACTGCCTAAAGTGTGCCTGCTGTGACTGTCGTCTTGGAGAGGTTGGATCAACTCTTTACACAAAAGCAAATCTCATTCTTTGCCGCAGAGATTACCTGAG GCTCTTTGGTACCACCGGGAATTGTGCTGCCTGCAGTAAACTGATCCCTGCCTTTGAGATGGTGATGAGGGCCAGAGATAATGTTTACCATTTGGACTGCTTTGCCTGTCAGCTCTGCAACCAGCG ATTCTGTGTGGGAGACAAATTTTTCCTGAAGAACAACATGATCTTGTGTCAGATGGACTATGAGGAAGGGCAGCTGAACGGGAGCTTCGAGTCCCAGGTTCAATAA
- the LMO1 gene encoding rhombotin-1 isoform X2 — MMVLDKEDGVPMLSVQPKGKQKGCAGCNRKIKDRYLLKALDKYWHEDCLKCACCDCRLGEVGSTLYTKANLILCRRDYLRLFGTTGNCAACSKLIPAFEMVMRARDNVYHLDCFACQLCNQRFCVGDKFFLKNNMILCQMDYEEGQLNGSFESQVQ; from the exons GTGTGCCGATGTTATCTGTACAACCCAAGGGGAAGCAGAAGGGCTGCGCTGGTTGCAACCGGAAGATCAAGGACCGGTACCTGCTGAAGGCTCTGGATAAGTATTGGCATGAAGACTGCCTAAAGTGTGCCTGCTGTGACTGTCGTCTTGGAGAGGTTGGATCAACTCTTTACACAAAAGCAAATCTCATTCTTTGCCGCAGAGATTACCTGAG GCTCTTTGGTACCACCGGGAATTGTGCTGCCTGCAGTAAACTGATCCCTGCCTTTGAGATGGTGATGAGGGCCAGAGATAATGTTTACCATTTGGACTGCTTTGCCTGTCAGCTCTGCAACCAGCG ATTCTGTGTGGGAGACAAATTTTTCCTGAAGAACAACATGATCTTGTGTCAGATGGACTATGAGGAAGGGCAGCTGAACGGGAGCTTCGAGTCCCAGGTTCAATAA